One window of the Eucalyptus grandis isolate ANBG69807.140 chromosome 6, ASM1654582v1, whole genome shotgun sequence genome contains the following:
- the LOC104448777 gene encoding glucose-1-phosphate adenylyltransferase large subunit 1: MDSCFVSMKVGARPVPGGGIINFSEFWGENLRVGANKQFGARLCKSLRSETRIGLVKPGIAYSVLTPEVDKETMTLQAPVLETPRADPKSFASIILGGGAGTRLFPLTSRRAKPAVPLGGCYRLIDIPMSNCINSGIRKIFILTQFNSFSLNRHLSRTYNFDNGVSFGDGFVEVLAATQTPGEAGKRWFQGTADAVRQFIWVFEDAKNKNVENILILSGDHLYRMNYMDFVQKHIDSNADITVSCVPMDDSRASDYGLMKIDRTGQIIQFAEKPKGNELKAMQVDTTLLGLSKQDAVNLPYIASMGVYVFKTDVLLKLLRWSYPSCNDFGSEIIPSAVAEHNVQAYLFNDYWEDIGTIKSFFDANLALTEQPPKFEFYDPQTPFYTSPRFLPPSKVDKCRIVDAIISHGCFLQECSIDHSIVGVRSRLDYGVEFKDTMMMGADYYQTEAEIASLLAQGKVPIGVGQNTKIRNCIIDKNARIGKNVVIHNTDGVQEADRPEEGFYIRSGITVILKNATIKDGTVV, translated from the exons ATGGATTCTTGCTTCGTGAGCATGAAGGTCGGTGCGCGACCCGTGCCAGGAGGAGGCATTATCAATTTTAGTGAGTTCTGGGGTGAAAACTTGAGGGTTGGTGCTAATAAGCAATTTGGAGCTCGGTTATGTAAGAGCTTGAGAAGTGAAACAAGGATTGGACTTGTTAAACCTGGAATTGCTTACTCTGTTCTTACTCCAGAAGTTGACAAAGAGACCATG ACTCTTCAAGCTCCAGTGTTGGAAACTCCAAGAGCAGATCCGAAGAGTTTTGCTTCAATTATACTGGGAGGAGGTGCTGGAACACGACTGTTTCCACTTACTAGCAGAAGGGCCAAGCCGGCA GTTCCTCTAGGAGGATGCTACCGGTTGATTGATATCCCAATGAGCAATTGCATTAACAGTGGTATCAGAAAAATATTCATCTTAACGCAGTTTAATTCCTTTTCCCTCAATCGCCACCTTTCCCGGACATACAACTTTGATAATGGTGTTAGTTTTGGTGATGGATTTGTGGAG GTCCTCGCAGCAACTCAAACTCCGGGTGAAGCTGGAAAGAGGTGGTTCCAGGGGACTGCTGATGCTGTTAGGCAATTCATATGGGTCTTTGAG GATGCCAAGAACAAGAATGTGGAGAATATCTTGATTTTGTCTGGTGACCACCTGTACCGGATGAATTACATGGATTTCGTGCAG AAGCATATTGATTCAAATGCCGATATCACAGTTTCATGTGTCCCAATGGATGACAG TCGTGCATCGGATTATGGACTGATGAAGATTGACAGAACTGGACAGATCATCCAATTTGCCGAAAAACCGAAGGGCAATGAGCTGAAAGCAATG CAAGTCGACACTACTCTTCTTGGGCTATCAAAGCAAGATGCGGTGAACTTGCCATACATTGCCTCAATGGGCGTCTATGTATTTAAAACCGACGTGTTACTAAAGCTTCTGAGATGGAGCTACCCCTCATGCAATGATTTTGGCTCTGAAATAATTCCGTCAGCTGTTGCAGAGCATAATGTCCAG GCATATCTGTTTAATGACTACTGGGAGGACATTGGAACAATCAAGTCATTCTTTGATGCTAATTTGGCCCTAACAGAACAG CCTCCAAAGTTCGAATTTTATGATCCGCAAACACCTTTCTACACGTCTCCACGATTCTTACCCCCAAGTAAAGTTGATAAATGCAGG ATTGTAGATGCAATAATCTCTCACGGTTGCTTCTTGCAAGAATGTAGCATTGACCACTCCATTGTTGGCGTGCGCTCGCGTCTAGACTATGGTGTTGAGTTTAAG GATACCATGATGATGGGTGCAGATTACTATCAGACTGAAGCTGAAATCGCATCTCTTCTGGCACAAGGGAAGGTTCCTATTGGGGTCGGACAAAATACTAAAATCAG GAACTGCATAATTGACAAGAATGCCCGGATAGGGAAAAATGTGGTTATTCACAACACCGAT GGTGTTCAAGAAGCAGATAGACCAGAAGAAGGATTCTACATCAGGTCAGGGATAACAGTCATACTGAAAAACGCAACAATCAAAGATGGAACTGTCGtttga